The Halalkalicoccus tibetensis genome contains the following window.
TCTGACGGAGGCCGATGAGGGAAAGCGCGTCATCGATGCCGACGGCGACGAGATCGGGATCATCAGCACCGTCGAGGGTGAGACCGCGCTGGTCGACCCCGACCCGAGCCTCACCGACGACGTCAAGGCCGCGCTCGGGTTCGGCGACACCGACGAGGACCAGTTCCCGCTGGACCCCAGTGACGTCGGCGAGGTCACCGACGACGAGGTCCGCCTCGAAACGACCTACTGAACGCTTCTCCGATCACGGTCCGGGGACCGCCGGTCACTCGTACTGCTGGTTCCGTAGCTCGCTGGTCAGCAGACAGTCCGCCCCGACCTCGTCGATGTAGGCCATCGTCCGTTCGAACCCCTCGGGGTCGATCCAGACGTCGTGGTCCTCGACCACGTCGTGGTAGTAGAGCACGAGCGTGTCGGTCGGGATCCGGTCGTCGAGCAACAGGTCGATCAGCGCCATCGCCCGTTCGGGGTTGTCGCCGGGGTGGCGGTTGACCGACAGCGGCGAGCTGATCGTCCGGTTCATCGAGCCCCGTTGGCCGTGGGTCCCGAAGTCGTAGTAGTCCGCCGCGATGTCCATCGTGTCCGTGGTAAACGAGCCGAACGGGTAGGCGATCATCGAGGTCGCGCGCTCGAAGCCGTGATCGAGCAGCCACCGTTTCGACTCCTCGAGCTCCGCCCGCTGTTCGTCGAGCGAGAGCTCCCCGGTCCGGCGGTGGGTGTGGGTATGGCTCGCGAACTCCCAGCCGGCCTCCTGCATCTCCTCCATCTGTGCGAGGGTGAGGCTGCGGCTGTTCCCGACCCGGCCCGTGATCGTGTAGACGGTCGCCGGGACGTCGTACTCCTCCATGATCGGGAACGCGGTGTCGTAGGTCGACCGCAGCGAGTCGTCGAACTGGACGAACAGCTTCGGCTCGCGCTCGACGGGCACCGCACGGAGGTCGTCGAGGTACCAGTCGACGTCGTCGCCCGCCCAGGAGATCGTCGCGTAGGCCTCGTCGGCTGACGCGAGCGACGAGGTGTGGCTCACCCCCAGGTCGTAGCGGATCCAGCCCGGCTCGTCGATCTTGTGTCGGGTACGGAAATGCAGTTTCCGGCCGCAGTCGGGTGCGTTGACGTCGAACGACGGCGAGTAGTGGTTCCCGGGCGATTCGATGTACATCGCCAGCGAGAACGAGGTCTCCGTGAGGTCGTAGCCCGAAAGCGGGATCCGAACCCGGACCTCGCCGTCGCCCGCGCTCGTCAGGTGCGCCGATCGCGAGCCCCGATAGGCCCGTTCGGTCGACGCCTCGAGCGAGCCGGCGAGCAGCTCCCAGTCGTCGAGATGTTCACAGTCCTGCCAGCTCTCGCCGCGGTCCCAGAACTCCTCGCGGGGATCGCCGTCGATGAACAGCGTCGCCTCCGGCGGCTCCGGGCCCGGATCGGGCTCCGGGTCCCGTTCGGGCTCCGTCTCGGCTCCGTTCTCGTCGGCCCCGCTCTCGTCGTCCTCGGGCTCCGCGCTACCCAGACAGCCGGCCGCGCATGCCGCGCCGGCCGCCGCCAGGAACGCCCGTTTAGTCATCGGTCGCTGGCTCCCGTTCATACGGGAACCACAACTATCAGTAATATTATTATTAACGAGCTAGACTATCGCTCCCGTCGTCACCCGACCGGGTCGAACCGGGGCTCGCCGGCCTCGAAGCCGAGGCGGTCGTAACCCGCTACCGAGAGGTGCTCGACGGGCTCGTCGGCGAGCGCCGCCGAGACGCGGAACTCCGAGAGATGGCCCGTATCGGGGATCCAGGCCATTCGGACCGTCTCGGGGTCGTAGCTCCCGATCGAGGAGACCGCGGCGATCAGCGCGAGCTCGCCGGTCGGCAGCGCGACCGGGAGCCGGGCCTTCGAGAGCGAGCCGCTCGTCAGCGCGTTCGTGTAGACTTGCTCAAGATCGAGCTCCTCCGCGACCGCGGTCGTGGTGAGGTCGGCCAGCCCGATCCCCTGGCCGTTGCCGTGGGTCGCCTCCGTCAGTCCGCGGACGACGACCCGGTCGATGTCGGGCGTCTCGGGATCGTCGGCGTTGAGCACCTCGTAGCGCCCGATCACGTTCGTGTCCATGCCCGTCCCGGAGACGTCCTTTCCGATCCGATCGACCACGAGGGCGTCGAGGTCGTCGTAGGGCAGTGTGGGCATGTACTCGCGGGCGCGTTCGAGCAGTTCGGCCTCGCGTTCGGGCAGCGCGTTCTCGGGGATTCCCTCGACGTGAGCCGTTCGGTCCTCGAAGTTCTCGACGATCGCGATCCCGCCGAGTACCTCCACCCCCTCGCGGACCGCCTCGAGCGCGTCGGTGATCGCGGGGACGTACCCCCGTGAGAGCGCGTCGCGGTGGACGGCCTGGGCGCCACGGTGCTTCCCGAGGCCGATCGCGAGCATCTTACAGAGCCCGCTCTCGACCTCGCCGGTGAAGTTGGTGTGGGGCTTCACCCGGTTGATAACGAGGACCGCGTCGGATTCGTGGGCGGCCCGCGAGAAGTACACGGGCCCGCCGCCCGCCTCGCCGACCTCCACGACGTCCATCCGGGAGTCAATCGGACACCCGACCGATTCCGCGTCGATCCCCAGCGCCGCGAGGGTCTCTCGCTGGCCCTCGCTGGTCGCACCACCGTGGGACCCCATCGCCGGGACGACCACGGGATCGAACCCCCGCTCGGCGAGTCCGTCCACGACCGCTCGTGCGACGGGTACGAGGTCGTGGATCCCGCGGCTGCCGACGCCGACGGCGACGGTCGCCCCCGCCGACAGCGTTTCGAGGGGGAGATCGGAAAGGGATTCGCGGGCCGTGCTGGCGGGGTCGTCGACGGTCGGCGTCGGCGGGTCGTACTCGACGCGCGCGAACCGCGGGAACTCGACGGGTTCGAGCATCCCTTCGACCGCCTGTTGATCTGGAAACTCCATACGGGGCGCTCGCACCGGAGCTACAAAAGCCGCCGTCCCGGTGTCGGGGGACCGTTTATGCTCCTCCTATGCCGATCCGTAGCCATGTCCCGACTTCGCATTCGGGTCGGCGAGCGGGAGTCGACGGCCGAGTGGACCGACGAGAATCCGAGGACGCGTGAAGCGATCGAGGAAGCGCTGCCGCTCGCCGGCGACTGTCGGACGTGGGGCGACGAGCTCTACTTTCCGACCGAGGTGGACGTCGGGCCGGAGAACGCCCGCGAGGAGGTCCCGGTCGGCGCGGTCGCCTACTGGCCGGTGGGCGACGTCATCTGCCTGTTCTGGGGGGCAACGCCCGCGAGCCACGGCGACGAACCGCGTGCGGCCGCGCCGGTGAACGTCGTGGCGCGGCTCGACGACCCGGACGCGTTGGTCGGTACCGAAGAGGGAGACGAGGTGCGGATCGCCCTCGATTAGCGGAACGCGCCGAAGACCTCGCTGTCGAGGCGCGTCGCGACCCGATCCGCGAGCGTCTCGAGGTTGCGGGTGTCGTCGCGGTTGTACCGCACGAGCCGCTCGAGGGCCTCCTCGTCGCCCCGTTCGTAGGCGTGCCACAGCCTGACGGCCTCGCGGCCGTCGACGCCCGCCTCCTCGCGGCCGATCCCGAGCTCCCCCTCGATCGCCTTCAGCCCGCCCGTGAGCCCCGCCTGCTTGCAGGGGTACATCAGATCGAGGTGGGGGGTGTCGATCGAGAGGTCGAAGCTGGTCTCGAGGAAGGGGACGTCGAAGCGGGCGCCATTGAAGCTGACGAGCAGATCCGCCGCGTCGAGCTCCTCGGAGACGGCCTCGCGGGTGAGGTCGTCGCCGGCGACCAGCGTCTCGGTCTCGCCGCCACAGTGAAAGCTCACCGTCGTCACCCGGTCGCGGTCCTTGCTGAGGCCGGTCGTCTCGATGTCGAAGAAACACGTCCCGGACCGGAAGTTCTCGTAGAAGCGCCAGTGGCTCGCGGAGGGTAGCCGATCGGCGAAGTAGGCGGCGTTTCGCCGGTCGAGCTCGGTTCTGGCCTCCGCGACGAACGACTCGATCGACGCGGCTCGCGAGTCGCCCACGGGAAGCGAGCCCGCCTCCCTGAAGGCGTCCCAGTCGGTGATCCCCGCCTCCCAGAGCTTCCGCTCGGTCCGCTCGCCCACGCCGTCGGCGGCGATGAAGCTGTTCTCTACGCGCACGCGATACGGTCGGCGACCGAGGGAAATAACCTATTCGTCTTCGAGGACGAACGCGATCCGCTCCCCGTCCGCGCCCCGCGTCTCGCGGCCCGTCACCTCGACCCGGCCGATCTCCTTGGTGTCCTCCACGTGGGTGCCCGCGCAGGCGACCCGGTCGAACGGGTCGTCCGGATCGCCGATCTCGACGATCCGCACCTCGGTGATGCTGTCGGGCAGCAGTTCGAGGCGCGTTCGTTGGGGATCGAGCTCGCGTTCGGCCCGTTCGCGTTCGAGCGTGTACCACCGGACGCCGAGACCCGCCTCGACCAGCTCGTTCATCCGGTCCTCGATATCGGTCAGCTGCTCGTCCGAGAACCGCTCGTACGCACAGTCGAGGCGCGCGCGGTCGGCGTGGAGCTGGTTTCCGGTCGTCGGCGCGTCGTACCCCTCGAGCAGCAGCGCCGACAGCAGGTGCTGGGCGGTGTGATAGCGCATGTGGGCGCGCCGGCGCTCCCAGTCGAGCTCTCCCCGAACCATCTCGCCGGCGGTCGGCCCCGCGTCCCCGCTCTCGACGACGTGGTAGACCTCGTCGGTCTTCTGAACATCCGGAACGGGCCAGGTCTCGCTCCCCGAGAGCGCCCCGTGGTCGGCCGGCTGGCCCCCACCCTCCGGGTAGAAGTGGGTGGCGTCGAGGACGACCCGCGACGTTTCGCCGTCGTCGATGACGCGCTCGACGCGCGCATCGAACTCCCGGACGGTCGAGTCCTCCAGATAGCGCTGTTCGGTCATATCCACGCTACTCGCTCGCCGGACATAAGCATCGTCGGCGACGTAGGAACATTGGACCCGACCACCGATCGATACCGAGACCGTCGTAACGCTAAAGAGTAAAACACACGTTTTTGTAGGTAACAATGAACGACGACAGGACGCTTTCGAGGTGTTTCTATGGGCGTTGAGATCAAGGAGACGCCCGTCTCGGACGAGGAGTTCGAATCGATGAAGGAGTTCGTCTACGAGTATCTCGACGCGAGCGTCCAGAACGAGGAGGAGGGCGGGCGCATGCGGTGGTATCCGTGGCATTCGGCGGAGTACCGGTTCAACCACACGCTGAACGTGCTATCGCTGGCCGAGGAGATCGCCGAGGCCGAGGGCGCCGACGTCGACGTCGTCCGGGTCGCCGCGCTGTTTCACGACGTCGCCAAGCTCGACGCCGACCAGGAGATCCACGCCGAGGAGGGCGCGCGCGTCGCCCGCGAGTATCTCTCCTCGCGGGGCTCGTTCCCGACCTCCTTCATCGACCGGGTCTGCCGGGCGATCGACGCCCACACCCACACGGGCGAGCTTTCGGAGCTCTCGCTCGAGGGCCAGTGTCTGATCGAGGCCGACCTGCTCGATAAGGTCGGCGCGAACGGCACCGTGCTCATGCTGCTTCGGATGGGCTACGAGGCCCGCACCCACATGGACAGCGCGACGATGGTCCACCGGGTCTACGAGCGCGGCAAGGAGGCCTGCGAGCGCGTCGAGAGCGACACGGGTCGGAGCCTCGCGCACGAACGGCTCAAGCGCGTGCGCTGGTTCTGCGAGTGGCTCGAGATGGAGGTCCCCGAGATGGAGCGCGATACCGAGGCCCTAGAGTAGGGCCAGCGCCCGGTAGAGGAAGACGACCCCGAAGCCCGCGAGGACGAGGGCGCTCCCCGCGGCGACCAGCGGCGCGAACCCGTCGATCCGTCGGCCCGCCCGGACCAACGCCGCCGGGAACAGCGTGATCCAGAGCGCGATCCCCGCGAAGAAGCCGAGAACGATGGCGACGCTCCCGGTCGCGACGCCCAGCTCGCCGATCACGGGCACCGCGACCGAGAGGGTACCGGGATCGAGCAGCGCCACGCCGACGGTGAGCCACCAGAGCACCTGGTACGGGTTGGTCAGCGAGAGCATGAACGTCCTCCGGAACCCCTTCGAGGCGCTGCTCTCGCCCTCGACGAACGATCCGCGGGCGCTCCGCGCGGCGTCGAGCGCGAAGTAGAGCATGAGCAGTCCGCCGACCGCCATCATCCCGGCTCGCAGCGTCGGGGCGTCCTGCAGCACGGTCGCGACGCCCGCGAGCGCGACGACGAAGAAACAGGCGTCGGCGCTCATCGCGCCCAGTCCGGCGCGAACGCCCGCATCCCATCCCCGCAGAACGCTCTCCTCGGCGATGATCGCGTTCATCGGCCCCGGCGGGGCCGCGAGCGAGAGGCCCAGCAGGATCCCGGCGATCGCCGCCCCGAGCACTCAGATCCCCTTGCCCATCAGGTGGCTGCGCAGCACGTCGCTGTCCTTGTTGGCGGTCGCGGTGTTGAGCAGGATGACCGTCGAATCGGCGTCGAACTCGCCGCGATCCGCCAGTTCCCAGGCCCCGCTCGCGGCCGCGGCACAGGTCGCGCCCATCTCCAGGCCCTCGCCCTTCGCGACCGCGATCGCGCTCTCGAGGATCTCCTCGTCGGGCGTCGCGACCGCACCGCCATCGGATTCGCGCAGACACTCGAGGATCCACGGGCTCGCGCCGGGGTCGGGGATCTCGATCCCGCCACAGATCGTGTCGGGATGCTCGACGGGCTCGTGGTGGTCCTCTCCCTCCTCGAAGGCCTCGACGATCGGCGCACAGCCCTCGGCCTGGGCGGCGTACATCGCCGGGAGCTCGTCGATCAGGCCGTGCTCCCGGAGCTCTTTGGCGCCCTTGTGCATCCCGACGAGGCCGACGCCGCCGCCGGTGGGGTAGACGATCGCGTCGGGGGCCTCCCACTCGAGCTGTTCGAGGATCTCGTAGCCCATCGTCTTCTTGCCCTCGTGGCGATAGGGCGTGACGAACGTTTGGACGGAGTGCCAGCCCTCCTCTTCGCCCTCCTCGTCCATCGCGTCGGCGTAGGCCGCGCCCGCGTCGCCGATCCGCCCGCCGACGACGGTCATGTCTCCCCCATGAACGTTCACCATCGCCTTGTTGGTGAAGCCGGATCGCGAGGGGAGGAAGACGTGCGAATCGATGTCGGCCCGGCCGGCGTAGGCCGCGGCGGCCTGCCCGGCGTTGCCCGCCGAGGCCAGTGCGATATCGCTTGCGCCCTCCTGAGCGGCCGCCGTCATCGCCACCGTCTGGCCGCGGTCCTTGAAGCTCCCCGTCGGGTTGCGGCCCTCGTCCTTGATCAGCACGCGCCCGACGCCCATCTCCTCGGCGAGCTTCTCGCACTCGACCAGCGGCGTCGCGCCCTCGTCCATCGTAACCGCCGATTCGCGGGTGAACGGCAGCAGCTCCTCGTAGCGCCACATCGAGTCGAACGGCCGCTCGGCGAGCGTCTCGCGATCGAGGTCGATCGCGTCGTGGTCGTAGGCCGGATCGAGGATCCCGCCGCAGTCGGGACAGCGCTGGGCGTCGGGGCCGACCCGCTCGCCGCAGTCGATACAGTCCAGGCCGACGAAGGCGGACGTCGTCTCCATACCGGGGCTTGCCGGCCGGGGACAAAGGGCTTCCTCTGTAACGCGGGCAGCGCGTAGCAGGGACTTAGTAGGCGGCCGCCGAAGCCGATGACATGAACGTCGTGGTCGTCGGCGGCGGGCTCGCCGGGCTGGTCTGTGCCCGCCGGCTCGCGAGCGAGGGGGTGGAGGTAACGCTGTTCGAACGCGAACCCGAGGTCGGCGGGCGGGTCCGCTCGGTCCATGAGAACGGCTTCACCTTCGATCGGGGCTTTCAGGTACTGTTCACGGCGTATCCCGCGGCGAAGACCGAACTCGACTACGACGCGCTCGACCTGCGGTACTTCACGCCGGGGGCCTGCCTCGCCCGGCCCGGGGAACGTTCGGTGCTCTCGGACCCGCTCGGCGATCCCGGGGCGGCCCTCGAGTCGGCGCTCAACCGCGAGGTCTCCTTTACTGATAAGCTCCGGACGCTCGCGCTGCGCCGCCGGCTCTCGAAGCTCGACCCCGAGGAGCTGTTCTCCGGCGGGGACCAGACCATCCGCGCGGCGCTGCTCGAACGCGGGTTCTCGGAGAGCTTCATCGGGAACTTCGCCGCGCCCTTCTACGGCGGGATCACGCTGGATCGCTCGCTGTCGAGCTCCGCGGCGACGTTCGCCTACACCTTCGCGATGCTCTCGCGGGGCCGGATCGCCGTCCCCGCCGGCGGGATGGGCACGATCACCGAGCAGCTCGCCGCGTCGGCCAAAGCGGCGGGCGCCACCGTTGAGACCGGACGCGAGGTTCAGTCGGTCGACGGCCCGTCGGTCTCCACGGGTGGGGAGTCGCTCGAGGCGGATGCAGTCGTCGTCGCGGCCGACCCGAAGCGTGCCCGCGAGCTGACCGGCGTGGCATCGATCCCGGCGGAGGCGCTGGGCTGTGTCACCCAGTGGTACTCGCTGTCGGGCGATCTGGGCGGCGGGAAACGGCTGATCCTCGACAGCGAGGGCGAGGAGGGCGCGCCGAACCAGGTCGTCCCCCACACGGCGGTCGCCCCCGAGTACGCCCCTGACCGGGAGACGCTCCTGAGCGCGACGTTCCTCGGCGAGCCCGAGGAGAGCGACGCGGCGCTCGCCGAACGGACCCGCGAGACCCTCTCCTCGTGGTATCCCGAGCACGTCTTCGACTCCCTCTCGCTCCTCCATACCGACCGGATCCCGTTCGCGCAGTTCGCCCAGCCGCCCGGTTTCTACGCCGACCTGCCCGACGTCCGCGAGCCGGGGGGACCGGTCTACCTTGCCGGCGACTACACCGAGTGGTCCTCGATCCAGGGCGCGATGAAGAGCGGGCGGGTCGCGAGCGAGGCGGTGCTCGAGGACCTCGGGTAGCTACTCGTCGGGGTCGTCGGACTCATCGGATTCGTCCACGAGATCACGCGCGAGGCTGGCGACCAGCCGCTGGAGCTCGTCGCGGCGGATGTCCGCGCCGAGCCAGTCGGTCAGGAACGCCGTCCAGCCCCCGAAGGTGAACTCCGAGCGAACCGTCACTCGCGCCTCCTCGCTACCCCCGACTGTGATCCGGGTTCGCATCTCCTCGAAGGGACCCTCCTCGCCCCGCTGGACGTAGCTGTAGCCGTCCCCGTGTTCGGTGAACTCGAGGGTGATCCCGATGTCCTCACCCGTGGCTTCCACGACGGTCTTCCCCGCCCGCTGTTCGACCGACTCGATCTCGTACGTGCCGGCGTACTCGACGATGGACTCGGGCGTGAGCGTCCGCTCGACCTCGGCCCGCGGGACGTCGAGCGTCGCCGTCACCTCGACCTCTCTCATTCGTCCGGTCCTTCGACCGCCACGATATATACTGGCTTTGGAGCCGCCGTCCGTCGAACGGGTGGTTCGGTGGCCGGCGCGAACGGAACGCTTTGCGTTCCGTGAGCGGGGCGGGGAAAGGCTGGCGTCCCTGAGAGCGGTCGTCCAACCGGACGACCGCGATGCGGCCCTGGTGGACATGCAAAGGGCGAGCGAGGGCTGCCAAGCCCGAGTGAGGGCTTTCAGAGGTAGGCCCGAAGCTCCGAGAGCGGGGGGAACTCCAGGGTCTCGTCGCCGTCCTCGTCGCGGACGACCGGTCGGAACGCCCCCGGGGGGCCCAGAAGCGGCGAGCGGAGCGCCTCCGCCCGCGAGACGTCGACCCCGGCGGCCAGCCGGGTGAACGCCGGAAGCACGAGTGCCCGGCCGCCGCCCGCGGCCGGCCCCAGCAGGTAGCAGGGGCGTTTTCGGCCCTCGATCGTGATCGCCGGGTGGACGTGTCCGAGGACGTAGCCCTCGGCGCTCCCGGCGCGCTCGTGGCCGTGACAGGCCAGTACCTCGCCCACCCGATGGGTGCTCACCGTCCCGTCGAGAAGCGAGTCGAGCATCGTGTCGTGGTTGCCCCGCGTCACGACCAGCCGCGCGCCCGCCTCCGCGACGCGGCGTTCGAACGCCCGGAGGCTCTCCTCGACGCCGTAGGGGAGGTGATCGAAGCTGTGTAGCAGGTCGCCGGCGACGACGACCTCCTCCGGTTCGAACTCCGAGAGCAGTGCTCCGAGGCGTTCGAGCACGTCCTCGCGTTCGCCGAGCGGGAGCTCGACGCTCGAGGCGCGGTCCTTTCCCAGATGGACGTCCGCGAGCACGAGCGTTTCCTCCGCGGGGAAGTAGGCCGCCCGGTCCCGGAAGACGCAGTCCTCGAACACGGCCGAGGGTTCGTCGCCGCGGGCATGAGCCTGTCGCCGTCCCCGCGCAGGGTCAGGCCGACGCCGGGACGGCCTCGGCGCCCTCCCCGCCCGCGTGGGTGCGTGCGGTGGCGTAGGCGTTTCGCACCCGCTCGAACGACTCGCGGTCCCCGCCCTGGTCGGGGTGGACGTGCTTGACCTTCTCGCGATAGGCGGCCTTGATCTCGGCCTCGTCCGCGCCCGGCGGGAGCCCGAGCACGGCGAAGGCGGCCATCGTGGCGTCGTCGGTCCCCGAGCCCGACGAGAGGGTCGGCGTCTCGAAGGGGAGCCGGCGGCCGAGATGGACCCCCGGCATCTCGTGTTCAACCAGCACGGCGTGGGTGTCGGTCGCGTCGATGCGGAAGAACGCGCGCGCGTCGAAGGTGATCGCGACGTCGCGATCGGGCAGGTAGAACTCGACGGGCCCGCCGGCGACCTCGCGGTTCTCGACGAACTCCTCGCCGATGGTCCGGAGGTAGCTTCGGATCTCGCTGCGCTTTCGGTTCTCGCCGCCCGCGGTCGGCTCGCGTCGCTCGTCGGGGAAGAGTCGGAAGCCGACGGCGAAGACCGCCGCAATGAACACGCCGATGACGAGCCCGACGAGGATCCCGATGACGAGCCACCACGGGAGGAACCACACCAGATCACCCTGCGTGGACTGCACGCCGTTCGGTAGGGGTGCGAGGACAAAGAAGCTTCGTGATGCGTGACGGGCGCCCTGTGCCCCGCCTATCCGATATACCGCAGGTCGTCGTCGGTCGGGACGTTCTGGTTCTCGATCTCCTGCATCCGGTCGACGACGTCCTCCATCTCGTCGGCGCGCTCCTCGAGGTCCGAGAGGTCGATCTCGAACTCGAGCAGCTCCTGGAGGACGCCCAACAGCGCCTGTGCGCTCTTGGGATCGACGAGATAGCCGCTGGTCTCGCCCATCAGACAGGCCGCATCCAGGTCGCGCCGGCCACCGAGACCCACCAGCAGGCCGCTGATCCCGACGATCCCGCCCTCGGGCTCGTTCTCGCGGAACTCCACGCCTGAGGACTCGAGCGTTTCGATCAGCGTCTCGCTCGATGCGGCCCCGAGGACGGCGTGTTCCTCGACGAGCTCGCCCGTCGGCACCCCGCCGAGCGCGAGCACCTGCTCGACCTCGAGGTCGGTCGCGACGTCGAGGACGGCCTCGGCGATCCGGTAGTGGCCGACGCCGCTGCCGGCCTGCTGGTCGCCCGTCACGACGAGCGCGTCGCGGTCCCCGAGCGCGACGTGGTGACACTCGATCGAGACGAGCTCGGCGAGTCCCGAGTCCGAGACGGTGACCTGTGGCGGCAGGTGCTCGGAGTGGATCCGGCGGACGAGCTCGCCATCGCCCTCCTCGATCAGGTGTTCGGCGACGAGCGTTCCGACGTGGCCGACACCGGGAAGCCCCTCGATCAACACCGGATCGGCGAACTCGGGCTCGGCGAGTACCTCGACCTCTACGTCGTTCATGTCCTCATTCGCGCCCTCGGCGCTTAAGTGCGCGTCGGTACTCGCCATAGCGGTCCTCGGGCGAGAAGGGCGCTGGCGCGCTGTTTACGGCCTCGGCCCCGCAGTCGGGACACTCCGAAGAAAGCGTGTACACCGGGCGATCGTGGCTCGCGCGCCACTCGCTACAGACCCGGATGTCCGACTTCATTACTCGTCGTCGGTGCGTCGCTCGCGGTGGAACTCGCCGCTGCCGCCGAGCTCGGCGATCGCCTCGCTCGCGCGTGCGGCGCTCTCCTCGAGCTCGGACTCGGCGGTCTTGTAGTTCGGCGCCTGGACCCGGATGCGGTACTCGGGCGCGCCGACGTAGGTGACCTCGAGGTCGATCTCGTTGCCCACCTCGCCGTTGCCCTCGGCGGCCTGCAGCGCCTCCTTGACGGCGTCGACGCCGCCCTCGGCCGAGCAGACCAGGTCGACGTAGCCCGTGACGGTGACGTACGGCACCGAGACGTTCTCGCGGGCGGTCTCGACGATCGCCTCGACCTCCTCCTCGGAGAGGTCGGTCTCCGTCAGGGCTTTGTGGCCGTGGATCGCGGCCTGTTCGAACCCCTCGTAGAGGCCGCCGTGGACGTCGATGAGCTCGTTGGCGACCGCGGTGTAGGTCTCGTCGTCGACGTCCTCGCCGAAGGCGATCGTCATCCAGTTGTCGGCCTTCTGGTCGTTCTTCCAGCGCTGGATGGTCTCCTTTCGCTGGTGCTCGTTGACGTCCTTATACGAGAGGTCGATCTGCTGGGAGCCCTTGTCGACCTCGAGGACCTTACAGACGACGGTCTGACCGACGCGAACGTGATCGCGGACGTTCTTGATCCAGCCCGAGGCGACCTCGGAGATGTGGATCAGCCCCTGTTTGTCCTCGTACTCGAGCAGGTCGACGAAGACGCCGAAGTCCTCGATCTCCTCGATCTTGCCGACGACGAGCTCTCCCGGGTTCGGCCAGCCGCTGTACTTCATTATCGTGCCTCGACCGTCTCGGTGACCTCGCCCTCGATGCGGGCCTTCCCGCCGGTCGGACGGGCCAGCGTGTGCCCGCAGATCGCACACGCGACC
Protein-coding sequences here:
- a CDS encoding NAD(P)/FAD-dependent oxidoreductase, whose translation is MNVVVVGGGLAGLVCARRLASEGVEVTLFEREPEVGGRVRSVHENGFTFDRGFQVLFTAYPAAKTELDYDALDLRYFTPGACLARPGERSVLSDPLGDPGAALESALNREVSFTDKLRTLALRRRLSKLDPEELFSGGDQTIRAALLERGFSESFIGNFAAPFYGGITLDRSLSSSAATFAYTFAMLSRGRIAVPAGGMGTITEQLAASAKAAGATVETGREVQSVDGPSVSTGGESLEADAVVVAADPKRARELTGVASIPAEALGCVTQWYSLSGDLGGGKRLILDSEGEEGAPNQVVPHTAVAPEYAPDRETLLSATFLGEPEESDAALAERTRETLSSWYPEHVFDSLSLLHTDRIPFAQFAQPPGFYADLPDVREPGGPVYLAGDYTEWSSIQGAMKSGRVASEAVLEDLG
- a CDS encoding metallophosphoesterase — its product is MFEDCVFRDRAAYFPAEETLVLADVHLGKDRASSVELPLGEREDVLERLGALLSEFEPEEVVVAGDLLHSFDHLPYGVEESLRAFERRVAEAGARLVVTRGNHDTMLDSLLDGTVSTHRVGEVLACHGHERAGSAEGYVLGHVHPAITIEGRKRPCYLLGPAAGGGRALVLPAFTRLAAGVDVSRAEALRSPLLGPPGAFRPVVRDEDGDETLEFPPLSELRAYL
- a CDS encoding J domain-containing protein — translated: MQSTQGDLVWFLPWWLVIGILVGLVIGVFIAAVFAVGFRLFPDERREPTAGGENRKRSEIRSYLRTIGEEFVENREVAGGPVEFYLPDRDVAITFDARAFFRIDATDTHAVLVEHEMPGVHLGRRLPFETPTLSSGSGTDDATMAAFAVLGLPPGADEAEIKAAYREKVKHVHPDQGGDRESFERVRNAYATARTHAGGEGAEAVPASA
- a CDS encoding proteasome assembly chaperone family protein; protein product: MNDVEVEVLAEPEFADPVLIEGLPGVGHVGTLVAEHLIEEGDGELVRRIHSEHLPPQVTVSDSGLAELVSIECHHVALGDRDALVVTGDQQAGSGVGHYRIAEAVLDVATDLEVEQVLALGGVPTGELVEEHAVLGAASSETLIETLESSGVEFRENEPEGGIVGISGLLVGLGGRRDLDAACLMGETSGYLVDPKSAQALLGVLQELLEFEIDLSDLEERADEMEDVVDRMQEIENQNVPTDDDLRYIG
- a CDS encoding RNA-protein complex protein Nop10; protein product: MKSDIRVCSEWRASHDRPVYTLSSECPDCGAEAVNSAPAPFSPEDRYGEYRRALKRRGRE
- a CDS encoding translation initiation factor IF-2 subunit alpha, with the translated sequence MKYSGWPNPGELVVGKIEEIEDFGVFVDLLEYEDKQGLIHISEVASGWIKNVRDHVRVGQTVVCKVLEVDKGSQQIDLSYKDVNEHQRKETIQRWKNDQKADNWMTIAFGEDVDDETYTAVANELIDVHGGLYEGFEQAAIHGHKALTETDLSEEEVEAIVETARENVSVPYVTVTGYVDLVCSAEGGVDAVKEALQAAEGNGEVGNEIDLEVTYVGAPEYRIRVQAPNYKTAESELEESAARASEAIAELGGSGEFHRERRTDDE
- a CDS encoding 30S ribosomal protein S27e; translation: MAGNFYSVECPDCENEQVVFDKASTEVACAICGHTLARPTGGKARIEGEVTETVEAR